GAGATCGCCGCCCCCGAGGACCCGGACGAGGCGCAGACCGACGACATGGTGCGCCCGTCCCGGGTCCACTCGGTGGTGCTCATCTCCAAGATCCACCGCCCCACCCTGCGCGCGCTCGCCTACGCCAAGCTGATGCGCTCCGACTCCCTGGAGGCCCTGAGCGTCAACGTCGACCCGGCCGAGACCAAGGCCCTGCGCGACGAGTGGGAACGCCGCGGCATCGCCGTACCGCTGAAGGTGCTGGATTCGCCCTACCGCGAGATCACGCGGCCGGTCATCGAGTACGTCAAGAGCCTGCGCAAGGAGTCCCCGCGCGACGCGGTCTCGGTCATCATTCCCGAGTACGTGGTCGGCCACTGGTACGAGCACCTGCTGCACAACCAGAGCGCCCTGCGCCTCAAGGGCCGGCTCCTGTTCACGCCCGGCGTCATGGTCACGTCCGTCCCGTACCAGCTCCAGTCGTCGGAGGCAGCGAAGAAGCGGGCCCGCAAGCGGCAGGACTGGAACGCGCCCGGCGCGGTCCGGCGCGGTCCGCTCCACCACGACCGGGCGAAGGACTCCTCGCCGTCGAAGTAGAGTGGACGGCTGCGGTCCCTTCCCGCCGTCCCCACACCCCCGTTCTCTGGAGCCATCCCGCCATGCAGGCAGAACCGAAGAAATCGCAGGCGGAGTCCGGAGCGGTCTCGCTCGTCGGCGAGGAGTACGAGGTCGAGATCGGCCCCGTCGCGCACGGCGGCCACTGCATCGCCCGTACGTCCGAGGGACAGGTGCTGTTCGTCCGGCACACGCTGCCCGGCGAGCGCGTCGTGGCCCGGGTGACGGAGGGCGAGGAGGGCGCCCGCTTCCTGCGTGCCGACGCCGTCGAGATCCTGGACGCCTCCAAGGATCGCGTCGAGGCCCCCTGCCCCTTCGCCGGTCCCGGCCGCTGCGGGGGCTGCGACTGGCAGCACGCCAAGCCGGGCGCCCAGCGCCGCCTGAAGGGCGAGGTCGTCGCCGAGCAGCTGAAGCGGCTGGCGGGCCTCACTCCGGAGGAGGCCGGCTGGGACGGCACGGTGATGCCCGCCGAGGGTGACAAGCTGCCGGCCGGGCAGGTCCCGTCGTGGCGCACGCGCGTGCAGTACGCGGTGGACGCGGAGGGCCGTGCGGGCCTGCGCAGGCACCGCTCGCACGAGGTCGAGCCGATCGACCACTGCATGATCGCCGCGGAGGGTGTCAGCGAGCTGGGCATCGAGGCCCGGGAGTGGCCCGGCATGGCGTCGATCGAGGCGATCGCGGCGACCGGCTCCCAGGACCGCCAGGTCATCCTCACCCCGCGCCCCGGCGCGAGGCTCCCCATCGTGGAACTGGACCGCCCGGTCTCGGTGATGCGGGTCGGCGAGAAGGACGGCGGCGTGCACCGCGTCCACGGCCGCCCCTTCGTCCGCGAACGCGCCGACGGCCGCACCTACCGCGTGGGCAGCGGCGGCTTCTGGCAGGTCCACCCGAAGGCGGCCGACACCCTGGTGACCGCGGTCATGCAGGGTCTCCTCCCGCGCAAGGGCGACATGGCCCTCGACCTGTACTGCGGCGTGGGCCTCTTCGCCGGCGCCCTCGCCGACCGGGTCGGCGACCAGGGCGCGGTCCTCGGCATCGAGTCCGGCAAACGCGCGGTCGAGGACGCCCGGCACAACCTGGCGGCCTTCGACCGAGTGCGGATCGAGCAGGGCAAGGTCGAGGCGGTCCTGCCCCGGACGGGCATCGACGAGGTCGACCTCATCGTCCTGGACCCGCCGCGCGCGGGGGCGGGCAAGAAGACGGTGGAACACCTCGCGTCACTGGGGGCACGGAGGATCGCCTACGTGGCGTGCGATCCGGCCGCGCTGGCCCGGGACCTGGGGTACTTCCGGGATGGGGGGTATCGGGTGCGGATGCTGCGGGTGTTCGACTTGTTTCCGATGACGCACCATGTGGAGTGCGTCGCCATCCTTGAACCGGCTGCGAAGGGCTCCTGACCTGCGGTTTTGTGCGTGCGCATTATGTGCGGTGTGGGCGTTACGGGCGATATCTTGACGCTGAAATGACGCTCGTGACGCTCATTTGACGCTCGTTCTGATGGGGCGTCAGGCGCCTTTTCGGGCAGGTCAGACCCTGTCAAGGTGGCGAGCATCGATGGGGCGCCGAGGACAGGCGACGCTGAGCGTGGACCTACTGAGTCGTGCTGATCAGATGTCCCGGAAGAGGCCAGCCAACGCCATGACCTGCGATGCCTGGGCGTCGCAGGTCGTTGACCTGCATGAATGGCCTTTCCGTTGTTTCCCGCTCGTGGTCCCGCGGGCAGGAAGCACTCTCCGTCAACCGTGCACGGGCTCGTTGAACTTGACCTTCAACCCCGACTCATCTCGCGCTGGAGTTGAAGGTCAAGGTCACAGCAGGTACGAGAAGCGCAGTGCCCCGCCCTCCTCGCGGTAGCGGCCTCGGCCTCGCTTTCCGTAGGGGTTGGGGAGCATCTGGATGGCCATCTTGTGCGGGGTGAGGGCGTGGGTGACCACCAGGAGGCGCCAGCGGTCGTTGCCCGCGTGCTGGCGGGCCGCGCGGACCTCGCTTTCTCCCAGCTCGAAGCGGCCGCCTTCGCCCCCGGTCGCCTTCACCTCGTACAGGTAGGGCCGGCTGCCGGAGCCGACCTGGAAGTCGAAGCCGAGCCCGTCGTCGCCGGACGGGCCTGGGAAGGCTTTGCGGCGGTTGCCCGACACCCAGCAAGTTTCGTCCATGCTGTCCGGGTAGCGAACGCACAGCCACTGGTACGCGTACCACTCGCCCACGTACCCGATGGCCTCCCGCTGGGCTGTGGTCAGCCCGCTGTCCGTGCCGCCCCCGTACCGCCACCCGCGGGTGCGACCAGTGGCCTGGGTGCGCCCTGCTTGGGGGCGGGGGTCCGTGAAGCGGAGCGGTCCGGCGGCGGTGATGCCTGGCGCCGAGCCGCTCTGCAGGACCCGGTCGAGTTCGCGGGTGAGAGCGGTGAAGTCGCCTGAGTGCACGTCGAAGTCGCGGCCGCCGACGGAGATTGACCGCCGTTTGCGCTCCCGTTCGCGGCGCTCGTGTTCCGCTGCGTTGCGCACCCGGTCCAGGTCGGCCTCGGACAGCCCGTGCCGTTCGGGATCCGTCGCCACCGCCATCCCGTCGGGCCACTGGCCAAGGGCCGCCAGCCAGCCGACGACGTCGGCGGGGGACAGAGGTCGGAAGTCCAGCGCGCCCGCAGCCTCAAGCCGCGTGGTGACCTCCCCAGCTGGCTCGCCTCCGGCCAGGGCCGTCGGCAACGGGTGTCCGGCTGCCCTGACCAGGACCGCGAGTTCGGCGGCCAGGCCGGTGATCGTACGGAGGTTCGCGCCGCGTACCTGGTCGGGGGCGGGCAGGCGTTCACCCGACCGGGGCAACGGCACCGGGCGGCTCAGGCGCAGCGCCAGCTGCTCCTCCACGTGCTCCTCCAGGAGCGCCGTGGCGGCCGTGTCCACGGTGTACTCCCATGCCTCCGGCGCGGTGATCCAGTCCAGGGCCCTGACCGAGGGCCAGTCAGGCATCGGACGGCGCGCGTCGAAGTCCTCCAGCGCCGCCCAGCGCAGCCGGTCGACGAGGTCCTTCTTCCGCAGGTCCAGGTAGGTGCGGAGCGCCTCTTCATGCTCGGCGGCGTGGCTGACCGGGTCCAAGGGCGGGCTCATCGCGCGCAGGGTGTCGTTCAGCTCGGCGAATCCGATGCCCAGGTCGCGCCGCAGTTCGTCCGTACCGCGGGCCGCGCGGGCTCTGGCGATGAATTCGGATACGGGGATCGGGAGCTCGGCGGCGTACTTCTCGAGGTGGGCCTGGAACTCCCGGGTGTCACCGGGCGGCGGCAGGATCAGCGAGTTCGCCGTCTCCGTGCCGAGCAGGTGGACGAGGAAGGGCCGGCAGCGTTCCAGGACCGCGCCGATGGCGCCGTCGATCCGGCGGCTCGTCTCCTCGACCTGGCGGACCGTGACTTCCAGGGCGTCGGCGAGATCCTCGTGGCCCGGG
The Streptomyces sp. NBC_01723 genome window above contains:
- a CDS encoding class I SAM-dependent RNA methyltransferase, which codes for MQAEPKKSQAESGAVSLVGEEYEVEIGPVAHGGHCIARTSEGQVLFVRHTLPGERVVARVTEGEEGARFLRADAVEILDASKDRVEAPCPFAGPGRCGGCDWQHAKPGAQRRLKGEVVAEQLKRLAGLTPEEAGWDGTVMPAEGDKLPAGQVPSWRTRVQYAVDAEGRAGLRRHRSHEVEPIDHCMIAAEGVSELGIEAREWPGMASIEAIAATGSQDRQVILTPRPGARLPIVELDRPVSVMRVGEKDGGVHRVHGRPFVRERADGRTYRVGSGGFWQVHPKAADTLVTAVMQGLLPRKGDMALDLYCGVGLFAGALADRVGDQGAVLGIESGKRAVEDARHNLAAFDRVRIEQGKVEAVLPRTGIDEVDLIVLDPPRAGAGKKTVEHLASLGARRIAYVACDPAALARDLGYFRDGGYRVRMLRVFDLFPMTHHVECVAILEPAAKGS